A window of the Besnoitia besnoiti strain Bb-Ger1 chromosome VI, whole genome shotgun sequence genome harbors these coding sequences:
- a CDS encoding AP2 domain transcription factor AP2VIIa-5 (encoded by transcript BESB_065600) yields MVRNLLRYHLYATPTFLCLRRWDESCKIPTERRLGEGGSSSILSRLTFRQPRPPPVDSQVSWIARSLSTRGDGLQPLAQSFLNVQPAQRFCRLGGRMLLLKKPQEVVSSAPGGSGGVQRLCRRGQPGAVEDATPRGYLEDMTPHRPASPSPSVEAPPHAAATEDATGREELCGRPRSASLLSAEADEGEANKFLCTADREKKPAPRPPTNRSSACAKRETSDGVVENSQTERPLEAAAPRCSSSPPTSSQSPLLSKGTREAPAASCGSPPSSTLSPALASGASPSVPPSPPSWSPLSSSSGASRSSSSPSAVLCYAAEPRPSSGPQLPQRELVSSVASHSTPDCEARASSVEAQPASGSPWNSSTSPSSSLCSPCQRGCPKSNPASSSAVGREERGISEEGTTRPRASSFPLSSSSSISGSPRSPQSCAKGAAPQSTDSASCRVPSSTVSSLSASSASPSVSLPSSPASSATQPSREDSSVASASNPTLDGNSIVGSCNEVGTREKPREQPSASRSVSAASSLSSSSSLRSQSTTDRPPCAADAASACSASVSSDVNEIANPSSLPPQTLPQKSCGEPDALTGACRQNQDRVSAGRPCAGAGSGSEDQEETSARREEDRLTDSPSPFDFFPPRPSPFACTVSQQAEMFLQLLTGLARLRASFWRSPKRSHAFSFHVFQIQNAQTDKDLSPYREIFETLFVSLGLSLAHTPPVPHLADWVLLKNLPSDKEAAEAQQDKQDVRTRKERVQGVGEDKASSVCGRSLSVRRQNRGVRKALKETGCSPASTKDFPGVAAVADLADVAGPSPFAGEGTEGLRSSVSLSGEAQDERKYSAITEAVKQDGGLVLGHTLEDVYDALDRLFVNAKDLHEFYLTPTFPESLFEAPPITSTETNRGPLPTRSATSAAFATDRGGLPLLSRLRSGSLGDLEKRAAAVAAVGRGGAAGAASLSSRLSGFVPQPYGTRSFSRPGAVPALSHPDQGLRFFLYSEGLVGRREGDAGASAVFSPNLHPDGVGQSVGVDPSVSPVTVHSAVPHLVSPACAVHAGSLALSATANLPQSRACLPQDAAGAPGAESAFGAQAVSALPPSFFPASGCFLPTRGASFFRGGRTLVHGGVSASGQTLGSVAETPGDALAPDAENAAASNVSSSVSNSPLFQFGFARAAGAPPTLPAVHAPPHKDPPGDGLSDGDRGNKGAASWSPPADGASADAQQARGGVAPVVLKHGGSKGGPPAAASGSCCGLTSLKAASAATPGAFSAGLSHGTARRVMPQPLSAQPGSLASPGSDPSSHAPGRSADDQDGDRLSGAPADASSASPLVEKHSQSAQTSSGASSSSSGSAAPQDGQKAGSNPLVVEKDQAPSLGGDAAAGSRGDAACGRPGAASAVSPSGSPFPSSALPVAISLTPFQLQKLQLHPGNLALLTHLALPSSSSTLVQQAAGSLPLLVATNGNSVPLSHLPGASSTQTPASGASGFPVSPSPTGDGAAALFPTPQVQGNKAVGTHPSPFLMQTLSGFSGAGNVSPPLRTQVSPSGQLLLSYAVPTAAGGAAGLRSAAVTGAPCGAGGVLPASASASGVVGPGGLKCGSLGVPVLRFPAAAALTASGSGAGGDTAELAQRAGSESLLCLLGGQGATPAGTGGALPMPLPAVPVAAEPVEPGVSAFPGSAGGLAAAPADEAMASQAGAGGAPSKGGEESGGKDSGSVDVPASRSSPFPLFQLFRNGWWATPIPPEDPPLSRDETEALLPFLPSVPAVVYCKEQHCFFALWRMKDGVVQRRRCECSLLGVREAHRQAVQTVCRLTRRPPGVVYDCKSGKWSVCVTRHNGRHRASFSVKKFGFEGAHEKAMDWYEAKRVQLGLHDNPTCAEVADFEADVKANPSALFDVVRKALDAAPPAQPVRAGAAQRQGEKDEDKKRKDSTKAGNAEATARSPGSAAPSVEIVPVADSESKIARLPLVLTASAAVLPSSSAEAGGSVVADRGNRSNAKTLPHEKLGVKDEESQSNEAACNKGACELSVSLREPSPASQQGGCAPAVARDKGLEAESHAEVDPAHNGPEEQSSGTPAVCFSGSVGGEPLTLCASLQSSTSSASLSVSQSAGSGSARSASPLASVPRASSSSVGSPDSPQGAAVASASGSSAAPFSEPLEPARSGNVSGRSTRHASLGGVLATPESATASEVKGSRDSPTGVSGVAPLDKDAAQPSSGSATTASDTDATVIATKAMLNGGGATVPLSSADVSEKMSPLAEREEGASACAEPAQAEGSLPTVSGSSDVAPLSTAAVSHEENALFHYAHATLPSSLLPHSLPPIRGMSPPSTPAAPCGADASWKDSEGLSFFKAVVENEEDKKGETGCEAKSAAVNTVHGPKPAEENEEGTQGEEARTKPMAGLTVKELCALTASSPVS; encoded by the exons CACTGAGCGTCGGCTGGGAGAGGGCGGTTCTTCTTCTATTCTTTCGCGACTCACGTttcggcagccgcggccgccccctGTGGACAGCCAAGTTTCGTGGATTGCGCGTTCTCTCTCGACTCGCGGCGACGGACTCCAGCCCCTGGCGCAGAGCTTCTTGAATGTGCAACCAGCGCAGCGCTTCTGTCGTCTAGGCGGAAG GATGCTTCTCTTGAAAAAGCCGCAGGAGGTGGTTAGCAGTGCCCCCGGCGGCTCCGGTGGCGTTCAGCGGCTGtgccggcgagggcagccCGGCGCAGTGGAGGACGCGACCCCGCGTGGGTATCTCGAAGATATGACGCCTCATCGccccgcgtctccgtcgccctcagtggaggcgccgcctcacGCGGCCGCCACTGAGGACGCGACCGGCAGGGAAGAACTTTGCGGCAGACCCCGGTCCGCTTCACTTCTTTccgccgaggcagacgaaggcgaagcgaacAAGTTCCTCTGTACAGCAGATCGCGAGAAAAAACCTGCTCCTCGGCCGCCGACCAACAGGTCGAGCGCTTGCGCAAAGCGCGAGACTTCGGACGGTGTG GTGGAGAACAGCCAAACGGAACGGCCtctggaggccgcagcacCACGCTGTTCATCCTCGCCGCCGACTTCTTcgcagtctcctctcctctccaaGGGTACCCGCGAGGCACCGGCAGCATCGTGCGGCTCCCCTCCGTCGTCTACCTTATCTCCTGCTCTAGCGTCTGGCGCATCGCCCTCTGTTCCGCCTTCACCTCCGTCGTGGTCTCCgttgtcgtcttcgtctggtGCTTCTAGGTCGTCTTCATCCCCGTCAGCGGTGCTCTGCTATGCTGCCGAGCCGCGCCCGTCGTCTGGACCGCAGCTCCCACAGCGGGAACTGGTTTCTTCTGTCGCATCTCACTCTACCCCGGACTGCGAAGCGCGTGCAAGCAGTGTGGAGGCACAGCCCGCCTCCGGGTCTCCGTGGAATTCGTCAACGTCGccatcttcttctctctgttctCCATGCCAGCGGGGGTGCCCGAAGTCAAatcctgcgtcgtcttctgccgtTGGCCGTGAAGAAAGAGGTATCTCAGAGGAGGGCAccacgaggccgcgcgcctcttcgttcCCGttgtcctcttcgtcttcgatTTCCGGTTCGCCTCGCAGTCCACAGTCTTGTGCGAAAGGGGCAGCTCCGCAGAGTACAGACTCAGCCTCTTGTCGTGTGCCCTCCTCCACCGTGTCAAGCCTCtcagcttcctctgcgtcgccgagcgTGTCGCTCCCCTCATCgccggcctcgtctgcgACGCAACCCAGCCGCGAAGATTCCAGCGTGGCTTCTGCGTCCAACCCTACTCTTGACGGCAACTCAATTGTTGGAAGCTGCAACGAAGTGGGAACACGAGAGAAGCCTCGTGAGCAGCCGTCCGCCTCTCGATCTGTATCTGCCGCTAGTTCAttgtcgtcgtcctcgtcacTCCGGTCTCAGTCAACCACTGACAGGCCACCGTGTGCAGCGGACGCTGCATCAGCGTGCTCGGCGTCTGTGTCGTCAGACGTAAATGAAATTGCGAAcccttcgtctctgcctccgcagacTCTCCCTCAAAAGAGTTGCGGAGAGCCCGACGCTTTgactggcgcatgcagacaaaACCAAGACAGGGTCTCGGCTGGAAGGccgtgcgcaggcgcaggctccGGATCGGAAGATCAGGAGGAGACCTCCGCCAGACGTGAAGAAGACAGACTGACCGATTCGCCGTCTCCATTTGACTTcttccctccgcggccgtccCCGTTCGCATGCACAGTGTCGCAGCAGGCTGAGATGTTCCTGCAACTCTTGACAGGTTTAGCGAGGCTTCGCGCTTCATTCTGGCGATCGCCCAAGCGTTCGCACGCCTTCTCGTTCCACGTCTTCCAGATACAGAACGCACAGACCGATAAGGACCTCAGTCCATACCGAGAAATTTTTGAGACCCTTTTTGTGTCTCTCGGCCTGTCGCTGGCGCACACTCCGCCGGTCCCTCATCTGGCAGACTGGGTACTTCTCAAGAATCTTCCCTCCGACaaagaggcagcggaggcacaGCAGGACAAACAAGATGTGCGCACGCGGAAAGAGCGGGTGCAGGGCGTTGGCGAAGACAAGGCGTCtagcgtctgcgggcgctctCTTTCGGTGAGGAGGCAGAACCGCGGAGTCAGAAAAGCTCTCAAAGAAACGGGTTGTTCACCTGCTTCCACGAAAGACTTTccgggcgtcgcggctgtcgcagaCTTAGCGGACGTCGCGGGGCCCTCCCCATTTGCAGGCGAGGGCACTGAGGGACTGCGATcctccgtctcgctctccggCGAAGCACAGGATGAGCGCAAATATAGCGCGATCACAGAGGCGGTGAAGCAAGACGGCGGCTTGGTTCTCGGGCATACGCTGGAGGATGTTTACGACGCGTTGGACCGCTTGTTTGTTAACGCAAAAGACTTGCATGAATTTTATCTGACGCCGACATTCCCTGAGAGCCTCTTCGAAGCTCCCCCCATCACATCCACAGAGACCAACCGCGGACCACTGCCCACCAGATCGGCTACATCCGCCGCTTTCGCGACAGATCGTGGCGGACTGccccttctctcgcgcttgcGCTCAGGAAGTTTGGGTGATCTGGAgaagcgggcggcggcggtggcggctgTGGGACGTGGAggggcagccggcgcggcatCTCTCTCGTCCCGCCTCAGCGGCTTCGTGCCGCAGCCCTACGGCACCCGCAGCTTTTCCCGACCTGGGGCTGTGCCTGCTCTTTCGCATCCCGACCAGGGTCTTAGGTTCTTCTTGTATTCGGAGGGGTTAGTGGGGAGACGAGAAGGGGACGCAGGGGCCTCCGCGGTATTTTCGCCGAACCTCCACCCAGATGGTGTTGGGCAAAGTGTGGGAGTGGACCCGTCAGTATCGCCCGTGACTGTTCATTCAGCAGTACCACATCTTGTGtcgcccgcgtgcgcggtGCATGCCGGCTCTCTTGCGctctccgcgacggcgaatCTCCCTCAGTCCCGCGCGTGTCTTCCTCAagacgcggccggcgcgcctggTGCAGAAAGTGCATTTGGCGCTCAGGCGgtctcggcgctgcctccaAGTTTCTTTCCGGCGTCCGGCTGCTTTCTGCCGACACGTGGAGCGTCCTTCTTTCGAGGCGGGCGAACGTTGGTGCATGGCGGCGTGTCGGCGAGCGGGCAGACGCTGGGTTCCGTCGCCGAGACGCCGGGCGACGCGTTGGCGCCAGACGCGGAAAATGCTGCAGCGTCTAATGTCTCTTCAAGTGTGTCTAACTCTCCCCTGTTCCAGTTTGGATTTGCGCGAGCAGCCGGTGCACCTCCTACGCTGCCTGCGGTCCACGCCCCGCCTCACAAAGACCCACCTGGAGACGGTCTCTccgacggagacagagggaacAAAGGCGCCGCAAGTtggtcgccgcctgcggacggcgcttcagcggacgcgcagcaggcgaggggGGGTGTAGCCCCAGTTGTGTTGAAGCACGGTGGATCGAAAGGGGGccctccggcggccgcgtctggcTCGTGCTGCGGCCTGACGTCTTTGAAagctgcttctgcggcgaCTCCGGGAGCGTTCAGCGCGGGACTTTCCCACGGGACTGCGCGACGCGTgatgccgcagccgctctctgcgcagccggGTTCGTTGGCGTCTCCGGGGTCGGACCCGAGTTCGCATGCGCCTGGGAGGTCGGCAGATGACCAAGACGGCGATCGTCTCTCCGGGGCCCCTGCGGatgcctcttctgcgtcgccactAGTAGAGAAACACTCGCAAAGTGCACAGACCTCGTCTGGAGCCTCGTCCTCATCTTCAGGGTCAGCAGCTCCACAAGACGGACAGAAAGCTGGGTCGAATCCACTCGTGGTAGAAAAAGACCAAGCACCTTCCCTTGGTGGCGATGCGGCTGCAGGAAGTCGCGGGGATGCTGCATGCGGGAGGCctggcgcggcctcggcggtATCCCCTTCTGGTTCTCCGTTCCCTTCATCTGCTCTTCCTGTCGCCATCTCCCTTACCCCTTTCCAACTGCAaaagctgcagctgcatccAGGAAATCTGGCTCTCCTGACGCACCTTGCGCTGCCTTCATCTTCCTCCACGCTTGTCCAACAAGCGGCTGGCTCTTTGCCTCTTCTTGTCGCGACGAACGGGAATAGCGTCCCCCTCTCGCACCTCCCTGGCGCTTCCagcacgcagacgcctgccAGCGGTGCGTCTGGCTTCCCGGTGTCTCCATCCCCAACAGGCGACGGTGCTGCTGCCCTGTTCCCCACTCCTCAGGTGCAGGGAAACAAAGCTGTGGGCACGCACCCATCGCCGTTCCTTATGCAGACTCTGTCAGGTTTTTCGGGCGCCGGCAAcgtgtcgcctccgctccggACGCAGGTATCTCCCTCTGGTCAGCTGCTCCTCTCTTACGCTGTCCcgacagctgcaggcggagccgccgGTCTGCGGAGCGCGGCAGTCACGGGGGCGCCTTGTGGCGCGGGGGGGGTGTTGCCAGCTTCGGCGTCGGCAAGTGGGGTGGTGGGGCCTGGCGGCTTGAAGTGCGGCTCTTTGGGGGTGCCCGTTCTTCGTtttcctgctgcagcggcgctgaCGGCGTCTGGGTctggcgctggcggagacaCAGCCGAGCTCGCCCAACGAGCTGGCTCCGAGTCTCTGCTGTGTCTGCTTGGGGGTCAGGGCGCGACGCCTGCTGGGACTGGGGGAGCATTACCCATGCCGCTGCCTGCAGTCCCTGTCGCAGCGGAGCCTGTGGAGCCGGGCGTATCCGCTTTCCCTGGAAGCGCTGGcggtctcgccgccgcaccggccgacgaggcgatggcctcgcaggcgggcgcggggggggctCCGTcgaagggcggcgaggagtcAGGAGGGAAGGACTCGGGTTCGGTCGATGTGCCAGCTTCGCGTTCGTCTCCATTTCCCCTCTTCCAGCTGTTTCGGAACGGCTGGTGGGCGACCCCCATTCCTCCAGAAGATCCGCCGCTCAGCAGGGACGAGACGGAGGCCCTTTTGCCGTTTCTTCCTTCAGTCCCCGCTGTCGTCTATTGTAAAGAGCAACACTGCTTCTTTGCGCTGTGGCGCATGAAGGACGGCGtcgtgcagcggcggcggtgtgAGTGCAGCCTTCTCGGCGTTCGAGAGGCGCATCGCCAGGCCGTTCAAACGGTTTGCCGA ttgacgcggcggcctccgggTGTTGTGTACGACTGCAAGAGTGGGAAATGGTCGGTCTGCGTCACTCGCCATAACGGGCGTCATCGCGCATCTTTTTCTGTCAAGAAGTTCGGATTCGAAGGCGCCCACGAAAAGGCCATGGATTG GtacgaggcgaagcgagttCAGCTGGGACTTCATGACAATCCAACATGCGCAGAGGTCGCAGACTTTGAGGCAGACGTAAAAGCGAACCCCTCAGCGCTGTTCGATGTGGTAAGGAAAGCCCTCGAcgcggctccgcctgcgcagcccgTACGCGCCGGTGCAGCACAACGACAAGGGGAAAAGGATGAAGATAAGAAGCGGAAGGATTCGACAAAAGCTGGCAACGCTGAGGCAACTGCAAGATCTCCTGGATCAGCTGCGCCCAGCGTGGAAATTGTCCCAGTGGCAGATTCAGAGTCCAAAATTGCGCGGCTCCCGTTGGTGTTGACGGCATCTGCGGCTGTCCTCCCGTCGTCGagtgcagaggcaggcggaagTGTGGTAGCGGACCGTGGAAACCGGAGCAATGCAAAGACGCTTCCGCATGAAAAGCTAGGAGTGAAAGATGAGGAGTCGCAAAGCAACGAAGCAGCATGCAACAAAGGTGCCTGTGAACTGTCTGTGTCACTGAGAGAGCCCAGTCCGGCATCGCAGCAGGGAGGCTGCGCTCCTGCCGTCGCACGCGATAAAGGTCTTGAGGCGGAAAGCCATGCAGAGGTGGATCCGGCACACAACGGACCAGAGGAACAGAGCTCTGGCACGCCCGCTGTCTGTTTTTCTGGATCTGTTGGGGGTGAGCCTTTGACTCTGTGTGCATCGCTTCAGTCTTCAACAAGTTCTGCTAGTCTCTCCGTTTCTCAGTCGGCGGGCTCGGGTTCTGCGCGTTCCGCCTCTCCCCTTGCATCCGTGCCCAgagcctcctcgtcttcagtCGGTTCGCCGGATTCTCCTCAAGGTGCAGCAgtggcctccgcctcgggtTCATCAGCCGCCCCCTTCTCCGAGCCTCTCGAGCCAGCACGCTCAGGAAATGTGTCGGGGCGAAGCACGAGACACGCGTCTCTAGGGGGTGTACTGGCAACCCCAGAGTCTGCAACTGCGTCTGAGGTGAAGGGTTCACGCGATTCGCCCACGGGAGTGTCCGGTGTGGCTCCCTTGGATAAGGACGCCGCACAGCCATCGTCTGGCTCCGCAACAACTGCGTCAGATACCGACGCCACGGTAATCGCCACAAAGGCTATGCTGAAtggcggcggagcgacggTGCCTTTGTCTTCGGCCGACGTGTCTGAAAAAATGTCGCCTTTGGCAGAGcgtgaagaaggcgcgagtgcatgcgcagagccTGCTCAGGCGGAGGGGAGCTTACCCACCGTCTCGGGATCATCTGATGTGGCGCCGCTTTCAACTGCCGCCGTCAGTCATGAAGAAAACGCACTTTTTCACTATGCACATGCAACGCTGCCGTCTTCGTTGCTCCCCCATTCTCTGCCGCCAATCCGAGGCATGTCTCCCCCGTccacgcctgcggcgccctgTGGCGCCGATGCCAGCTGGAAAGACTCCGAGGGACTGAGTTTTTTCAAAGCGGTTGTGGAGAATGAGGAAGACaagaagggagagacggGATGCGAAGCGAAGAGTGCTGCGGTAAACACTGTTCATGGACCAAAACCAGCagaggagaacgaggagggcactcaaggcgaggaggctcgGACTAAGCCTATGGCAGGGCTAACTGTGAAGGAACTGTGCGCCTTGACGGCTTCGTCACCAGTCTCCTAA
- a CDS encoding SFT2 family protein (encoded by transcript BESB_065590), whose translation MPRVNSTPLLPLSHASARQQPFRGSSALPPAGSVPCTCPPTEDFQQGTRAFLPSHLRQQPAEDRGGAPLLPYASYHHGRPSLPRTSLSSSRDMAGRLLFFPRSAPDPSRGAGASALVGAEEEDEEEGSCCFPPLTLTERLLGWLTCFLGGLVISSLALGSFQDLIRGKSTKFAVAYTLGNCVGLLGTAFLVGFRRQMEGMMEKSRLWCSLAFAASIIGTLLCSVFLPVAPLVILCLIVQWLAYIWYSLSYIPYGRESIWWCIRWVSSRF comes from the exons ATGCCTCGGGTAAACTCGACTCCCCTGTTGCCTCTTTCCCATGCCTCTGCACGGCAACAGCCTTTCCGGGGCTCGAGCGCACTTCCGCCAGCAGGAAGCGTGCCTTGCACTTGCCCTCCTACTGAAGACTTCCAGCAGGGCACACGCGCATTCCTTCCGTCTCATCTCCGTcagcagccggcggaggaccgaggaggcgcgcctctcctcccgtACGCCTCGTACCACCACGGAAGACCCTCGCTCCCTCGCACgagtctctcttcgtccAGAGATATGGCAGGgcgccttctctttttcccgCGAAGCGCACCTGACCCGTCGCGAGGGGCGGGCGCCAGTGCGTTGGtcggcgctgaagaagaggacgaggaagaaggcagctGTTGTTTCCCTCCCCTGACGCTGACTGAACGCCTCCTTGGGTGGCTCACGTGCTTCCTTGGCGGCCTTGTTATTTCTTCTCTTGCTTTAG GTTCATTTCAAGATCTAATACGAGGCAAAAGCACGAAATTTGCGGTCGCGTATACTTTGGGGAATTGCGTCGGTCTGTTGGGGACAGCCTTCCTTGTGGGGTTCAGGCGTCAGATGGAAGGCATGATGGAGAAATCACGTCTTTGGTGCTCCCTCGCGTTCGCAGCTAGCATCATCGGGACCCTCCTGTGCTCGGTTTTCCTCCCTGTGGCACCGCTTGTCATTCTATGTCTCATTGTTCAGTGGCTTGCCTATATATGGTATTCACTTAGCTACATACCCTATGGACGGGAAAGCATTTGGTGGTGTATTCGGTGGGTGAGCTCGAGGTTTTAG